A part of Halodesulfovibrio marinisediminis DSM 17456 genomic DNA contains:
- the ilvN gene encoding acetolactate synthase small subunit produces the protein MIYTISALVKNQPGVVADVTAVFRDRSVNFKSISCAETEEFEVSRLVITVDCKSATIKTLIEDIANLPAVSEVDTLERHDFVDRQMALIKVGFTKDTMTQVMQIFEVFRADVVSMGQETITIEITGDEDKVDGLIKMLRPHGIRGLCRTGVVALKRGDE, from the coding sequence ATGATTTATACTATCTCAGCGCTGGTTAAAAACCAGCCGGGTGTTGTTGCAGACGTTACTGCTGTATTCCGAGACCGTAGCGTCAATTTCAAATCAATTTCCTGTGCTGAAACAGAGGAATTTGAAGTTTCCAGACTCGTTATTACTGTTGATTGCAAGTCTGCTACTATCAAAACTCTTATTGAAGACATTGCAAACCTCCCTGCGGTATCCGAAGTAGATACACTTGAACGCCATGACTTTGTTGATCGCCAGATGGCACTTATCAAAGTAGGCTTTACTAAAGACACCATGACGCAGGTAATGCAGATTTTTGAAGTATTCCGTGCAGATGTTGTAAGCATGGGGCAGGAAACTATTACTATTGAAATTACAGGCGATGAAGACAAAGTAGACGGGCTCATCAAAATGCTGCGCCCGCACGGCATACGCGGTCTGTGCAGAACCGGTGTTGTTGCTCTCAAACGTGGCGATGAATAA
- the glmS gene encoding glutamine--fructose-6-phosphate transaminase (isomerizing), translating to MCGIVGYTGHRPAVPIAVKGLKSLEYRGYDSAGVAFVQNKQLTTVRAEGKLVNLESKLEAMNISLATSCMGHTRWATHGAPTERNAHPHKSWDESLAIVHNGIIENYQELKDLLTSKGYGFRSDTDSEVFCNLIAEGVKETGSLEKGLSWAVNKADGAYSVLVMEESNPCVIYGARCACPFVLGVGQGENFVASDIPAFLAYTRDVVFLEDGEMVRIDANSWTVKDAHTLTPIEKEVHHIEWDVQAAQKDGYKHFMLKEIFEQPRVVKDCLAGRVDWQKQIAVLPELSTMPVPKRLHIVACGTSFNAGQWAQHLFESWARIPVTVEIASEFRYRDVILDEGDVVLVISQSGETADTLAALRIAKERGIPVVGLCNVVGSSIARESDITVYTQAGPEISVASTKAMCSQMAVLLLMGLSWADRKDMLDDKLRREMFDGLRKLPEILEAELPRIREDAKRLAREYSTARSFFFLGRGVGYPLAMEGALKLKEISYIHAEGYAAGEMKHGPIALIDPEFPTFAIALNDQFFAKVKSNLEEVQARAGDVIALTNPNSDLSVKHKWVLPEFAYPLSSFLVLPALQLFSYEAADYLGKDVDQPRNLAKSVTVE from the coding sequence ATGTGTGGAATTGTTGGGTATACAGGTCATAGACCTGCTGTCCCTATTGCAGTTAAGGGCTTAAAAAGCCTTGAATATCGTGGGTACGATTCAGCTGGTGTTGCGTTTGTTCAGAACAAGCAGCTTACAACCGTTCGTGCTGAAGGCAAGCTTGTGAATCTTGAGTCCAAGCTTGAGGCCATGAATATTTCACTTGCTACATCCTGCATGGGGCATACCCGTTGGGCAACGCACGGTGCACCGACTGAACGCAATGCTCATCCACATAAATCATGGGATGAATCACTTGCGATAGTTCACAACGGTATCATTGAGAACTATCAGGAGCTGAAAGACCTGTTGACCTCAAAAGGGTACGGTTTCCGTTCAGACACAGATTCTGAAGTCTTTTGTAACCTCATCGCAGAAGGTGTAAAAGAGACCGGTTCTCTGGAAAAAGGATTGAGCTGGGCTGTAAACAAAGCTGATGGTGCATACTCTGTTCTTGTTATGGAAGAGAGTAACCCGTGTGTTATTTATGGTGCACGTTGTGCGTGTCCTTTTGTTTTGGGCGTAGGGCAGGGTGAAAACTTTGTGGCATCCGACATCCCTGCGTTTCTTGCGTACACTCGTGATGTAGTTTTCCTTGAAGACGGTGAGATGGTGCGTATTGATGCAAACAGCTGGACTGTAAAAGATGCACACACTCTTACTCCGATTGAAAAAGAAGTGCACCACATTGAATGGGACGTGCAAGCTGCACAGAAGGACGGATACAAGCATTTTATGCTTAAAGAGATCTTTGAACAGCCTCGTGTTGTGAAAGATTGTCTTGCCGGCCGTGTTGACTGGCAGAAGCAGATTGCTGTTTTGCCAGAGCTGAGTACTATGCCTGTTCCAAAGCGCTTGCATATTGTTGCATGCGGTACAAGTTTTAACGCAGGGCAATGGGCACAGCACCTTTTTGAAAGTTGGGCGCGTATTCCTGTTACCGTTGAAATCGCTTCTGAGTTCAGATACCGAGACGTGATCCTTGATGAGGGTGACGTAGTTCTGGTTATCAGTCAGTCCGGCGAGACCGCAGACACTCTTGCAGCGCTCCGCATTGCGAAAGAAAGGGGTATTCCGGTAGTTGGACTTTGTAACGTTGTGGGTTCATCTATAGCACGTGAATCTGACATTACGGTCTACACACAGGCTGGTCCTGAGATTTCTGTTGCTTCTACTAAGGCAATGTGTTCTCAGATGGCGGTATTGCTACTGATGGGGCTTTCCTGGGCAGATCGTAAAGATATGCTTGATGATAAACTGCGCCGTGAAATGTTTGACGGTCTCCGTAAGCTTCCTGAAATTCTGGAAGCGGAATTGCCGCGTATTCGTGAAGATGCAAAACGTCTTGCACGCGAATACTCCACAGCTCGCAGTTTCTTCTTCCTTGGACGCGGTGTCGGGTACCCGCTTGCAATGGAAGGTGCTCTCAAGCTTAAAGAGATTTCATATATTCATGCTGAAGGGTATGCAGCCGGTGAAATGAAACACGGCCCTATTGCTCTTATTGATCCGGAGTTTCCAACTTTCGCTATTGCGTTAAATGACCAGTTCTTTGCCAAGGTTAAGTCTAACCTTGAAGAAGTGCAGGCACGCGCAGGCGATGTGATTGCATTGACGAACCCGAACTCCGATCTCTCTGTGAAACATAAATGGGTCCTGCCGGAATTTGCGTATCCACTTTCATCGTTTTTGGTACTTCCGGCGTTACAATTGTTTAGTTATGAGGCTGCTGATTATCTTGGTAAAGATGTGGATCAGCCGCGTAACCTTGCCAAGAGCGTTACAGTAGAGTAG
- the alr gene encoding alanine racemase produces MLHSEPLWAEIDLSAIRHNIREIRHLVGDQKAMLVVVKGNAYGHGAIQVANAVVREGVEYLGVARLSEAIVLRNAGIKAPILILGYTPPDCAPRLVDLKLTQTVHSCEYAERLASFLRCANAKLTVHVKIDTGMGRLGLLPESVPGQSSIVDRVQDIARHGVFDLEGIFTHFAASDAECLDNAYRQLELFTETIDALKTAGFDFPLIHAANSAAIMTMPEAYFNMVRPGIVTYGLYPSDSVDRSLLDLKPAMTVKASLVSVKEAPNGTTVSYGHTHVCKGNTRIGVVPIGYADGYDRYLSSKGVMLVHGQRASVVGRVCMDQTMIDLGEDSTAQCGDEVVILGKQGDNSVTADDMAQMLGTINYEVVASLMARVRRVYI; encoded by the coding sequence ATGCTGCATTCAGAGCCGCTATGGGCTGAAATAGATCTTTCTGCAATTCGTCACAACATTCGGGAAATTCGTCATCTCGTTGGAGACCAGAAGGCAATGCTCGTTGTTGTCAAAGGCAATGCGTATGGCCATGGAGCAATTCAGGTCGCAAATGCCGTTGTACGAGAAGGTGTAGAGTACTTGGGTGTTGCCCGGTTGAGCGAAGCAATTGTCCTGAGAAATGCAGGCATTAAAGCGCCTATTTTGATTCTCGGCTATACTCCGCCTGACTGTGCGCCACGGCTGGTTGATTTGAAGCTGACACAGACTGTGCATTCATGCGAATACGCAGAGCGCCTTGCTTCATTTCTGCGTTGTGCCAATGCTAAACTGACTGTCCATGTTAAGATTGATACTGGCATGGGACGGTTGGGGTTGCTTCCGGAAAGTGTTCCAGGACAATCTTCTATTGTTGACCGTGTTCAGGATATTGCGCGTCACGGTGTTTTTGATCTGGAAGGAATTTTTACGCATTTCGCTGCAAGCGATGCGGAATGTCTGGATAATGCCTACCGTCAGTTAGAGCTGTTTACAGAGACTATTGATGCTTTGAAGACTGCAGGATTTGATTTCCCACTTATCCATGCTGCAAATAGTGCGGCAATTATGACAATGCCTGAAGCATATTTTAACATGGTGCGTCCGGGGATTGTAACATATGGATTGTATCCATCTGATTCAGTTGACCGCAGCTTGCTAGATCTGAAGCCAGCCATGACGGTAAAGGCGTCTTTAGTGAGTGTTAAGGAAGCTCCAAACGGTACCACCGTGAGCTATGGGCATACACATGTATGCAAGGGAAATACTCGAATCGGTGTGGTACCTATTGGCTATGCAGACGGGTATGATCGATATCTTTCTTCCAAAGGGGTAATGCTTGTTCATGGCCAGCGTGCTTCAGTTGTAGGCAGAGTTTGTATGGATCAGACCATGATTGATCTTGGTGAGGATTCCACGGCTCAATGTGGCGATGAGGTAGTTATTCTTGGTAAACAGGGAGATAACTCTGTTACTGCAGATGACATGGCTCAGATGCTTGGCACCATCAACTATGAGGTTGTTGCAAGTCTTATGGCGCGCGTACGCCGAGTGTATATTTAG
- a CDS encoding PilZ domain-containing protein: protein MNTFNMHVGESLNIQLASTGQRCWGEVVGVKKDKYILVETGKSQNSITFFPEDSVTIRCINNGDGVLCGFRTTVARYLTEPFTQVILHYPQDIERMQLRNECRYNCFCPVTVQYEDKLYDGMLINISQHGGKIVLPALSEDESGEPQEYPFYEDQKLAFNFKPFGASSSVAINAVIRRIIMRDGGMTLGVFIENVPEEEKVFFEFLERCKKFSELA from the coding sequence GTGAACACGTTTAATATGCATGTTGGTGAATCTCTTAATATCCAGTTGGCTAGCACGGGACAACGTTGTTGGGGGGAAGTTGTTGGAGTCAAAAAGGATAAGTATATCCTTGTTGAAACTGGTAAGAGCCAGAACTCTATAACTTTTTTTCCTGAAGATTCTGTAACCATACGTTGTATAAATAATGGAGATGGTGTTCTTTGTGGCTTTAGAACGACCGTTGCGCGCTATCTGACGGAACCGTTTACACAGGTGATTTTGCATTACCCTCAGGATATTGAGCGAATGCAATTACGTAATGAATGCAGATACAACTGCTTCTGCCCTGTGACTGTGCAATATGAAGATAAGCTTTATGATGGGATGTTGATAAACATTTCTCAGCATGGAGGGAAAATAGTATTGCCTGCATTATCGGAGGATGAGAGCGGGGAGCCTCAGGAATATCCATTTTATGAAGATCAGAAGCTTGCATTTAATTTTAAACCGTTCGGGGCTTCATCGTCAGTTGCGATTAATGCAGTGATCAGGCGCATAATCATGCGTGATGGTGGTATGACGTTAGGTGTATTTATTGAAAATGTTCCTGAAGAAGAAAAAGTTTTCTTTGAATTTTTAGAACGTTGTAAAAAATTTAGCGAACTGGCATAA
- a CDS encoding NAD(P)/FAD-dependent oxidoreductase: MTPVTESKTVEVKIDPRDITNEKVIRKAALKKAGFPNAPEIQTHTVRRSIDARSRRPQFVCQVQLGEALEEQAGSVFCPEKLTGKRVAIVGAGPAGYFAALTLLEKGIKPIILERGKDVTARRYDLKKIQADGVVDPNSNYCFGEGGAGTYSDGKLYTRATKRGNVKRILNLFIENGADPDIRIDAHPHLGSNMLPRIVSNMREAIIAAGGEIHFNAHVTDLIKDRDTIKGAVLASGERVDADAVILATGHSARDIFHMLVRNNIPVEAKPFALGVRIEHPQPLIDQIFYHQSPRHKNLPAASYRITTQVEERGVFSFCMCPGGFVVPASTAPGELVLNGMSMSSRSAPFANAGLVVEIRLEDVGGDPSNPLAALAFQAAVEKTMFEAGDGASQKAPAQRVGDFIAGKISDTLPKSSYVPGLYSAPLNELLPHNVADRLAKALPVFGRKYKGFDSNEAKMMAVESRTSSPVRVLRDRQTLEHPSVRGLFPCGEGAGYAGGIVSAAIDGERVAASVAAALGA, encoded by the coding sequence ATGACACCAGTAACCGAATCAAAAACGGTTGAGGTCAAAATTGACCCGCGCGATATTACCAATGAAAAAGTAATCCGTAAGGCTGCACTTAAAAAAGCTGGATTTCCGAACGCACCAGAAATTCAGACACATACCGTGCGCCGTTCAATTGATGCGCGCTCCCGCCGCCCTCAGTTTGTCTGCCAAGTTCAACTGGGCGAAGCACTAGAAGAGCAGGCCGGCTCTGTTTTTTGTCCGGAAAAATTAACTGGAAAACGAGTAGCTATCGTTGGTGCAGGACCTGCCGGTTACTTTGCAGCACTCACTCTTTTAGAAAAAGGCATAAAGCCGATCATTCTTGAACGCGGTAAAGATGTAACAGCACGACGCTATGACCTGAAAAAAATTCAGGCTGATGGCGTAGTTGACCCAAACTCAAACTACTGCTTCGGTGAAGGTGGCGCAGGCACCTATTCAGACGGCAAGCTCTACACACGTGCTACAAAACGCGGCAATGTAAAACGTATTCTCAACCTGTTTATCGAGAATGGTGCAGATCCAGACATACGCATTGATGCGCATCCGCATTTGGGTTCCAACATGCTGCCACGCATTGTCAGCAACATGCGCGAAGCTATTATTGCCGCAGGCGGTGAAATTCACTTCAACGCACATGTCACCGACCTCATCAAAGATAGAGATACCATAAAGGGTGCTGTTCTCGCCTCTGGTGAACGTGTTGATGCCGATGCCGTAATTTTGGCCACAGGCCATTCTGCGCGTGACATCTTCCACATGCTTGTTCGTAACAACATTCCGGTTGAAGCTAAGCCATTTGCACTTGGTGTTCGAATCGAACACCCGCAGCCACTCATCGATCAAATATTCTACCACCAGTCACCGCGTCATAAAAACTTACCCGCAGCAAGCTACCGTATTACAACACAAGTAGAAGAGCGCGGCGTGTTCTCTTTCTGCATGTGTCCCGGAGGCTTTGTAGTTCCGGCTTCAACTGCTCCCGGAGAACTGGTACTTAACGGTATGAGCATGTCCAGCCGCAGTGCGCCGTTTGCAAACGCAGGACTCGTCGTTGAAATTCGTCTTGAAGATGTTGGTGGTGATCCTTCCAATCCTCTTGCCGCACTCGCATTTCAGGCTGCTGTTGAAAAAACGATGTTTGAAGCTGGAGACGGTGCATCACAGAAAGCACCAGCACAGCGTGTAGGAGACTTCATCGCCGGAAAAATTTCGGACACACTTCCTAAGTCGTCCTATGTTCCAGGGTTATACTCAGCGCCGCTCAACGAGCTATTGCCGCACAATGTTGCAGACAGACTCGCTAAGGCTCTTCCTGTATTTGGCAGAAAATACAAAGGGTTTGACTCTAACGAAGCTAAAATGATGGCGGTTGAATCCAGAACAAGTTCTCCGGTTCGTGTGCTTCGCGATAGGCAGACACTTGAACATCCATCTGTGCGTGGACTTTTCCCATGTGGTGAAGGTGCTGGATATGCAGGCGGCATTGTTTCCGCTGCTATTGACGGAGAACGCGTTGCCGCTTCTGTGGCTGCCGCTCTTGGAGCTTAA
- a CDS encoding HAD-IIA family hydrolase, producing the protein MHSPKKLFDYSTFIFDLDGCIHFGNTVAEGAPELLTLLRKQNKNVLFLSNNSTHSPETISKKLEKMGVDAPPSTLYLASTLTSRFVTQQHGISTLCVAGTDDLISEFTKQGHTVVLPESDVETDILILGRDLNFDFTRLKACANRILKGAIFYACNADLTHPSLDGGKEPETGALAAAVTAMTGIKPQPFGKPEAYAYECIMQDFNIAAEYCLMVGDNPATDIQGARTAGMDACWLMLTAKSAERPKGATHIYRTIQDGYEAMCKHLEQ; encoded by the coding sequence ATGCATTCACCAAAAAAACTTTTTGACTACTCAACATTCATCTTCGACCTTGATGGATGTATCCATTTTGGCAACACCGTTGCCGAAGGTGCTCCAGAGCTATTAACGCTCCTACGCAAACAGAATAAAAATGTTTTATTCCTTAGTAACAACTCAACGCATTCCCCTGAAACCATAAGCAAGAAATTAGAAAAAATGGGAGTAGATGCTCCACCAAGTACTCTTTATCTCGCATCTACGTTAACTTCACGCTTCGTCACGCAGCAGCATGGCATCTCAACTCTTTGTGTTGCTGGAACAGACGACCTAATCTCTGAGTTCACAAAACAGGGGCACACTGTTGTTTTGCCGGAATCTGATGTCGAAACGGACATTCTTATCCTTGGTCGGGATCTAAATTTTGACTTCACACGTCTGAAAGCCTGTGCAAATCGGATTCTTAAAGGGGCAATTTTTTATGCGTGCAATGCTGACCTCACTCACCCTTCACTGGATGGAGGGAAGGAACCGGAAACTGGTGCGCTTGCTGCTGCCGTTACTGCCATGACAGGTATTAAGCCACAACCATTCGGTAAACCTGAAGCATATGCTTATGAATGCATCATGCAGGACTTCAACATCGCTGCAGAGTACTGCTTGATGGTTGGGGATAATCCTGCAACAGATATTCAAGGTGCGCGTACCGCTGGTATGGATGCATGCTGGCTTATGTTAACTGCAAAATCTGCAGAACGCCCCAAGGGAGCCACACATATTTACCGTACTATACAAGATGGTTATGAAGCCATGTGTAAACATCTAGAGCAATAA
- a CDS encoding S1 family peptidase, producing the protein MRNHHSFHLFCIFLLLFTTISGCSNRQYISGTDTYKNKNCIRVLDIDEYEAWEIGVAVANSTFDSVQTTAGTRQIHAKSSKIMMGQARTTIEPVELRSTTNKTVSGFVYDVYSKSDGINQTFIPGYMASNFADELQNYLEIQKIRTNVICGFERSKLTGALGRATGTCWLVDSRGYLVTCEHVAGNKRTLEIVLPNGAVQTATVVLTDKTNDLAILKATPLPEQYHPIPIALTKLSTPGESVHILGFPEGEHYGNSLKISTGNISSILGFKNNTTEYQLDASINGGNSGGPVFDEHGTAIGVVSSKLVGLGTEGIGYIKKTNCLSLLFAQVGISPTPSINETFSAEEIYEQYKNSVFLIRRY; encoded by the coding sequence ATGCGCAACCACCACTCATTCCATCTATTTTGCATATTCCTTCTACTTTTTACCACTATCAGCGGATGTTCTAACCGACAGTATATATCCGGTACAGACACATATAAAAACAAAAACTGCATCCGTGTTCTGGACATTGATGAATATGAAGCATGGGAAATAGGAGTAGCTGTTGCAAATTCTACATTCGATAGCGTCCAAACAACAGCGGGAACAAGACAGATTCATGCAAAAAGTAGTAAGATTATGATGGGGCAAGCCCGTACCACGATTGAACCAGTTGAACTTCGCTCCACAACCAACAAAACTGTTTCAGGTTTTGTCTATGACGTTTATTCAAAAAGTGACGGGATAAACCAGACATTTATTCCCGGCTACATGGCAAGCAATTTTGCTGATGAACTGCAAAATTATTTAGAAATCCAAAAAATCCGGACGAACGTAATCTGTGGCTTCGAACGAAGCAAACTTACAGGCGCTCTGGGGCGAGCTACAGGCACATGCTGGCTTGTTGACTCACGCGGCTACCTTGTTACATGTGAACACGTTGCAGGAAACAAACGTACTCTTGAAATTGTTTTACCGAACGGTGCTGTACAAACAGCAACTGTAGTTCTTACAGACAAAACAAATGATCTCGCTATACTGAAAGCTACTCCGCTTCCAGAACAATACCACCCTATCCCAATTGCCCTTACCAAACTCAGTACCCCCGGTGAATCAGTCCACATTCTAGGTTTCCCAGAGGGCGAGCACTACGGAAACTCTCTCAAAATTTCGACTGGCAATATCAGTTCTATTCTCGGTTTTAAAAACAACACCACCGAATACCAGCTTGATGCTTCCATCAATGGAGGAAACAGCGGCGGGCCAGTCTTTGACGAACACGGCACAGCTATCGGTGTAGTAAGTTCCAAGCTGGTTGGGTTGGGTACTGAGGGCATTGGTTATATAAAAAAAACAAACTGCCTCTCTTTACTCTTTGCGCAGGTCGGTATTTCTCCAACACCTTCCATTAACGAAACATTTTCAGCTGAAGAAATTTACGAACAATACAAAAATTCTGTATTCCTTATTAGACGTTACTAA